In Streptomyces sp. SID8374, one genomic interval encodes:
- a CDS encoding PP2C family protein-serine/threonine phosphatase produces MVDDTWSSALHRLWQAASRAEEVAALADDVYAPLLATPGVHLVVGTRWDEKQVLRYMRALSAGSDAPVIVATTRSMPGAAVREPGGEPVVTRFAVDGLDDSVWPEAAFLRQVPGASVVACTFRLDQRGWAALALAVDGSADPAVVESRLTQAVDVIVACHTGILQRGREARRASDDALLAEASLQMDSSLDVEDTLRRVARIAVPAVADGALVHLLRSEGPEFVAATHVAVQQQRALEEAGRHDPWLAALLARRGEDEDTLFLSGATLDGSPFADAGGAGGAPGSSASDAGPAGTTPSRAAAGDSRHPTVVSISTLRARGRVVGSITFVYQRPEARLPDSAFLRSLATRAALPIDNALLYELRRHAVLSLQEHLLPSQLPVTDQWDLSASYAVGDPMLDVGGDFYDAVPRPDGSIALLIGDVCGRGAEAAALTGLARHTLRTLLEEGTDPGTALSRLNRALRQERASRFLTAVVATLTPQADGTALLSTCSAGHPPPLVLRSDGTVSEVLSGGLLLGVLDHVSYDSHEERLGPDDTLVLFTDGLTESREAGGTFFESVLPARLAALRGRDAAHIAESLAQQAELFRDSGQDDIALLVARWTGVPPGAGLLPHDPRLEQAAL; encoded by the coding sequence GGACGAGAAGCAGGTCCTGCGGTACATGCGCGCCCTGAGCGCCGGGAGCGACGCCCCGGTGATCGTCGCGACCACCCGGTCGATGCCGGGGGCGGCCGTACGGGAGCCGGGCGGCGAGCCCGTGGTGACCCGGTTCGCCGTGGACGGGCTGGACGACTCGGTGTGGCCGGAGGCGGCGTTCCTGCGGCAGGTGCCGGGGGCTTCCGTGGTGGCCTGCACGTTCCGGCTGGACCAGCGCGGCTGGGCGGCGCTCGCCCTCGCCGTGGACGGCTCGGCGGACCCGGCGGTCGTCGAGAGCCGTCTCACCCAGGCCGTGGACGTCATCGTCGCCTGCCACACGGGCATCCTCCAGCGCGGCCGTGAAGCCCGTCGGGCCTCGGACGACGCGCTGCTCGCCGAGGCCTCGCTCCAGATGGACTCGTCCCTCGACGTGGAGGACACCCTGCGACGGGTGGCCCGGATCGCCGTCCCGGCCGTCGCCGACGGGGCTCTCGTCCATCTGCTGCGCAGCGAAGGGCCGGAGTTCGTCGCCGCCACGCACGTCGCCGTCCAGCAGCAGCGCGCACTGGAGGAGGCCGGCCGCCACGACCCGTGGCTGGCGGCGCTGCTCGCGCGCCGGGGCGAGGACGAGGACACGCTGTTCCTGAGCGGCGCCACACTCGACGGCTCGCCCTTCGCCGACGCGGGCGGGGCGGGCGGGGCACCCGGTTCATCCGCCTCGGACGCCGGACCCGCCGGAACAACACCCTCCCGAGCGGCGGCCGGCGACAGCCGCCACCCCACCGTCGTCAGCATCAGCACCCTCCGTGCCCGGGGCCGCGTCGTCGGCAGCATCACCTTCGTCTACCAGCGGCCCGAGGCCCGGCTGCCGGACAGCGCCTTCCTGCGCAGCCTCGCCACCCGCGCCGCGCTCCCCATCGACAACGCCCTCCTCTACGAGCTCCGACGGCACGCCGTCCTCTCGCTCCAGGAGCACCTGCTCCCCTCGCAGCTCCCGGTCACCGACCAGTGGGACCTGTCGGCCAGCTACGCGGTCGGCGACCCGATGCTGGACGTGGGCGGCGACTTCTACGACGCCGTACCCCGGCCCGACGGCTCCATCGCCCTGCTCATCGGCGACGTCTGCGGACGCGGCGCGGAGGCAGCGGCCCTCACCGGCCTGGCCCGCCACACCCTGCGCACCCTGCTGGAGGAGGGCACCGACCCGGGCACCGCCCTCAGCCGGCTCAACCGGGCCCTGCGCCAGGAGCGGGCGAGCCGCTTCCTCACCGCGGTCGTCGCCACGCTGACGCCCCAGGCCGACGGCACGGCCCTGCTCAGCACGTGCAGCGCGGGGCACCCCCCGCCCCTGGTGCTCCGCAGCGACGGCACGGTCTCCGAGGTGCTCTCCGGCGGGCTCCTCCTCGGCGTCCTGGACCACGTCTCGTACGACAGCCACGAGGAGCGGCTCGGCCCCGACGACACCCTGGTGCTGTTCACCGACGGACTCACCGAGTCGCGGGAGGCCGGCGGCACGTTCTTCGAGAGCGTCCTGCCCGCGCGGCTCGCCGCCCTGCGCGGCCGCGACGCCGCGCACATCGCGGAGAGCCTGGCCCAGCAGGCCGAGCTGTTCCGCGACTCCGGACAGGACGACATCGCCCTGCTCGTGGCCCGCTGGACCGGCGTTCCGCCGGGCGCCGGCCTGCTCCCCCACGACCCCCGGCTCGAACAGGCGGCACTGTGA
- a CDS encoding ATP-binding protein, with amino-acid sequence MSDEVRGWLSPKAVAAEAGVSQEFDLSQCVREPIHLLGGVQSYGALVAVRLHDALVDTVSRNTGEVLGRAAGELVGRPVTELIGDEQWALARESTEVADFGEASPAGPGEASSEGAPPGAPDGPAASGVLSLSLEPGDGQARPFDVTVHRVAELLVLEFEPRAADGPFVFQNFYPRVRRALHRLQGAADVTECCAAAVREVQALTGYDRVVAYRFDGADGPGQVIAEARNEGREPWLGLWFPASDIPPQARRLYARNWIRVIGDVDDATVGLLPEVREGTGEPLDLSGSTLRTVSGYHLEYLRNIGVASSMSVSLLHDGELWGLIACHGDEPRRLTPEVRAACEFFGIALSLQLAAVAEREQADELSGYRRVLATLLARLSSEAPDALMRPGSGVAGLLDADGAVLVRGGEVVATGDPLPAGLPGLLERLAGAGPTGEVPVGEVWSSDRVPEALGLEPADAEAQGVPAGLLFLPFTRAGDLLAWWRRELPAPREWAADPARPVRTGPGGERLTPRGSAAVYRATVRGRSAPWTPAQRVVAGELWREMSGLLSRQMAELEARNTELARTNEDLDSFAHAAAHDLKEPLRGISNAAAFIVEDAGAALDATSLRRLTTVRRLAERMDGLLDSLLHFSRLGQVGLEREELSLDEVVDDALLVAGGRLAEQGVTVVRPAPLPRVRADRERLREVLENLFVNAAKYAADEGSGERRVWVEAVPVAEPGGEDGREVTAVVVRDNGIGIPPGRHEEVLQLFRRLHRREERGGGSGVGLAVVKRIVERHGGRLWLESPAAAPDGDRGPGGGGPGTAVWFTLGGTDTP; translated from the coding sequence GTGTCCGACGAGGTACGGGGATGGCTCTCCCCGAAAGCGGTGGCGGCCGAGGCCGGGGTGAGCCAGGAGTTCGACCTCTCCCAGTGCGTGAGGGAGCCGATCCACCTGCTCGGCGGCGTCCAGTCGTACGGGGCCCTGGTCGCCGTCCGGCTGCACGACGCCCTGGTGGACACGGTGAGCCGGAACACGGGCGAGGTGCTGGGCCGGGCGGCCGGCGAGCTGGTGGGGCGGCCGGTCACGGAGCTCATCGGGGACGAGCAGTGGGCGCTGGCGCGGGAGAGCACGGAGGTGGCGGACTTCGGGGAGGCCTCTCCGGCGGGCCCCGGTGAGGCTTCTTCGGAGGGAGCGCCGCCAGGGGCGCCGGACGGGCCCGCCGCCTCCGGGGTGCTCTCCCTCTCGCTGGAGCCGGGCGACGGGCAGGCGCGTCCCTTCGACGTGACCGTCCACCGGGTCGCCGAGCTGCTGGTGCTGGAGTTCGAACCACGGGCCGCCGACGGGCCGTTCGTCTTCCAGAACTTCTATCCCCGGGTGCGCCGCGCCCTGCACCGGCTCCAGGGCGCCGCCGATGTCACCGAGTGCTGTGCGGCCGCCGTACGGGAGGTCCAGGCGCTCACCGGGTACGACCGGGTGGTGGCGTACCGGTTCGACGGCGCCGACGGACCCGGCCAGGTCATCGCGGAGGCGCGTAACGAGGGGCGGGAGCCGTGGCTGGGGCTGTGGTTCCCGGCCAGCGACATCCCGCCGCAGGCCCGCCGCCTCTACGCCCGCAACTGGATCCGGGTCATCGGGGACGTGGACGACGCGACGGTGGGGCTGCTGCCGGAGGTGCGGGAGGGGACCGGCGAGCCGCTGGACCTGTCGGGGTCGACACTCCGTACGGTCTCCGGCTACCACCTGGAGTACCTGCGCAACATCGGCGTGGCCTCGTCCATGTCGGTCTCGCTGCTGCACGACGGCGAGCTGTGGGGGCTGATCGCCTGCCACGGTGACGAGCCGCGGCGGCTGACGCCCGAAGTGCGGGCGGCCTGCGAGTTCTTCGGGATCGCGCTGTCCCTGCAACTGGCGGCCGTCGCCGAGCGCGAGCAGGCCGACGAACTCTCCGGGTACCGGCGGGTGCTCGCCACGTTGCTGGCCCGGCTCTCCTCCGAGGCGCCGGACGCGTTGATGCGCCCCGGCTCGGGGGTGGCCGGGCTCCTCGACGCGGACGGGGCGGTGCTGGTCCGGGGTGGGGAGGTGGTGGCGACGGGGGACCCGCTCCCCGCCGGGCTGCCCGGCCTGCTGGAGCGGCTGGCGGGCGCCGGTCCGACGGGTGAGGTTCCGGTGGGCGAGGTGTGGAGCAGCGACCGGGTGCCGGAGGCGCTGGGCCTCGAACCGGCGGACGCGGAGGCGCAGGGGGTGCCCGCGGGCCTGCTCTTCCTCCCCTTCACCCGGGCCGGCGACCTGCTGGCCTGGTGGCGCCGTGAACTGCCCGCGCCCCGGGAGTGGGCGGCCGACCCGGCGCGGCCGGTGCGGACGGGGCCCGGCGGTGAGCGGCTGACCCCGCGCGGTTCCGCCGCCGTCTACCGGGCGACCGTACGCGGGCGCAGTGCGCCGTGGACTCCGGCGCAGCGGGTCGTGGCCGGGGAGCTGTGGCGGGAGATGTCGGGGCTGCTGAGCCGGCAGATGGCCGAGCTGGAGGCGCGGAACACCGAACTGGCCCGGACCAACGAGGACCTGGACTCCTTCGCGCACGCGGCGGCCCACGACCTGAAGGAGCCGTTGCGGGGCATCTCGAACGCGGCCGCCTTCATCGTCGAGGACGCCGGTGCCGCACTGGACGCCACCTCGCTGCGCCGCCTGACCACGGTGCGCCGGCTCGCGGAGCGCATGGACGGGCTGCTGGACTCCCTGCTGCACTTCTCGCGCCTGGGCCAAGTGGGGCTGGAGCGGGAGGAGTTGTCGCTGGACGAGGTGGTGGACGACGCGCTGCTCGTCGCAGGGGGACGGCTGGCGGAGCAGGGCGTCACGGTGGTCCGCCCGGCCCCCCTGCCCCGGGTGCGCGCGGACCGGGAGCGGCTGCGCGAGGTGCTGGAGAACCTGTTCGTCAACGCGGCCAAGTACGCGGCGGACGAGGGGAGCGGGGAGCGGCGGGTCTGGGTGGAGGCGGTTCCGGTGGCGGAGCCGGGCGGGGAGGACGGGCGGGAGGTGACGGCCGTCGTCGTACGGGACAACGGCATCGGCATCCCGCCGGGCCGGCACGAGGAGGTCCTCCAGCTCTTCCGCCGCCTGCACCGCCGCGAGGAACGGGGCGGCGGCTCGGGCGTCGGCCTCGCCGTGGTCAAGCGGATCGTGGAACGCCACGGGGGGCGGCTCTGGCTGGAGAGCCCCGCCGCCGCGCCGGACGGCGACCGGGGGCCGGGCGGTGGCGGGCCGGGGACGGCGGTGTGGTTCACGCTGGGCGGCACGGACACGCCGTAG
- a CDS encoding response regulator yields MKSDGLILVVEDSEEDTEAIQRALSRSHPSLNVEFAPRSDAVVPRLLDPAAATPDLVLLDLNMPGTNGLTLLSELRAHPECGSLTVVVFTSSTSSAEEDACYAAGADSYIYKPVNFELFQTVLRGAVDFWMAQKA; encoded by the coding sequence ATGAAGAGCGACGGCCTGATCCTCGTCGTGGAGGACTCGGAGGAGGACACCGAGGCCATCCAGCGCGCACTGTCCCGCTCCCACCCCTCCCTGAACGTGGAGTTCGCCCCGCGCAGCGACGCCGTCGTGCCCCGCCTCCTGGACCCCGCCGCCGCCACGCCCGACCTGGTGCTGCTGGACCTCAACATGCCGGGCACGAACGGGCTGACGCTCCTGTCCGAGCTGCGCGCGCACCCGGAGTGCGGGTCCCTGACCGTGGTGGTCTTCACCTCGTCGACCTCCTCGGCGGAGGAGGACGCGTGCTACGCGGCAGGCGCGGACAGCTACATCTACAAGCCCGTCAACTTCGAGCTGTTCCAGACGGTGTTGCGGGGCGCCGTCGACTTCTGGATGGCGCAGAAGGCGTAG
- a CDS encoding SRPBCC family protein, giving the protein MVDVRRSFTVACPLDRVVAYLADFSRAKEWDPGTRECDRTDGPAGAPVVQGARWHNVSEFRGRRTELTYRLDVKEPDRLVFVGTNKTAASTDDLTFRAEGEGTTRITYHAHIRFKGIARLADPFLRREFERLGDEITRTMPRAVLAHCGA; this is encoded by the coding sequence GTGGTCGACGTCAGGCGTTCGTTCACCGTCGCGTGTCCGCTGGACCGGGTCGTCGCGTACCTCGCCGATTTCTCCCGGGCGAAGGAGTGGGACCCCGGGACGCGCGAGTGCGACCGGACGGACGGCCCGGCCGGGGCCCCCGTCGTCCAGGGAGCCAGGTGGCACAACGTCTCCGAGTTCCGGGGGCGGCGCACGGAGCTCACGTACCGGCTGGATGTGAAGGAGCCGGACCGGCTGGTCTTCGTCGGCACCAACAAGACGGCCGCCTCCACCGACGACCTCACGTTCCGGGCCGAGGGCGAGGGAACGACCCGGATCACCTACCACGCGCACATCCGCTTCAAGGGCATCGCCCGGCTCGCCGACCCGTTCCTGCGCCGGGAGTTCGAGCGGCTCGGCGACGAGATCACCCGGACCATGCCGCGCGCGGTGCTCGCCCACTGCGGGGCCTGA